In Saccharomonospora marina XMU15, one genomic interval encodes:
- a CDS encoding class I tRNA ligase family protein, protein MTFESMTRRRPIAGATAVTLGDRRVRLLDHARIYNCGITPYDVTHLGHAATFVWVDTLSRVLRVLGVEPIVCRNVTDIDDVLDDAAREAGVRYDHFAAFGQFRFEGDMTALNVRTPDYEPRAHRYVDAVIRLAAALAEEGSAYVREGGVFFRGSHVVRRCGLEERDALRLAREFGGRPDDPVKDDPFDVAVWQPAEPGHPSWDSPWGPGRPGWHAECVAMSTSTFGVGVDIHAGGADLRFPHHAYHAAMAEALTGVAPYARAWLHVGTVTVDGAKMAKSTGNLVLLEDLLATRPAQVVRLAIIDRPWAQSWEYTPGVLDVAAARLEDLHQAAGSRVGVTDEDDVERLRQILAADLDVPAALDFAIERGGGAARLLTAALGLS, encoded by the coding sequence ATGACGTTCGAATCGATGACGAGACGGCGACCCATCGCGGGCGCGACGGCCGTCACCCTCGGCGACCGCCGGGTCAGGCTGCTCGACCACGCCAGGATCTACAACTGCGGGATCACCCCCTACGACGTGACCCACCTCGGTCACGCCGCGACGTTCGTCTGGGTGGACACTCTCAGCAGGGTCCTCCGCGTGCTCGGCGTCGAGCCGATCGTGTGCCGCAATGTCACCGACATCGACGACGTGCTCGACGACGCGGCACGGGAAGCCGGGGTGCGCTACGACCACTTCGCGGCGTTCGGCCAGTTCAGGTTCGAGGGCGACATGACGGCGCTGAACGTGCGCACCCCCGACTACGAACCGAGGGCACATCGCTACGTGGACGCGGTGATCCGGCTGGCGGCCGCGCTGGCCGAGGAGGGGTCCGCCTACGTGCGTGAGGGCGGGGTCTTCTTCCGAGGCAGCCACGTCGTACGGCGCTGCGGGCTCGAAGAGCGGGACGCACTACGGCTGGCAAGGGAGTTCGGCGGCAGGCCGGACGATCCGGTCAAGGACGACCCGTTCGACGTCGCGGTGTGGCAGCCCGCCGAACCCGGTCACCCGTCCTGGGACTCTCCGTGGGGCCCGGGCAGGCCCGGCTGGCACGCCGAGTGCGTGGCGATGTCCACCTCCACGTTCGGCGTCGGCGTGGACATCCACGCGGGTGGCGCGGACCTGCGGTTCCCGCACCACGCCTACCATGCCGCGATGGCGGAGGCGCTGACCGGCGTGGCGCCGTACGCGCGGGCGTGGCTGCACGTCGGCACCGTCACCGTCGACGGAGCCAAGATGGCGAAGTCGACGGGCAACCTGGTGTTGCTCGAGGATCTGCTCGCCACCCGCCCCGCGCAGGTGGTGCGGCTGGCGATCATCGACCGACCGTGGGCGCAGTCGTGGGAGTACACCCCCGGTGTGCTCGACGTCGCCGCGGCCCGGCTGGAGGACCTGCACCAGGCGGCGGGCAGCCGGGTCGGGGTGACCGACGAGGACGATGTGGAGCGGCTGCGCCAGATTCTGGCCGCCGACCTCGACGTGCCTGCCGCGCTGGATTTCGCCATCGAGCGCGGCGGCGGTGCCGCACGGCTGCTCACCGCCGCACTCGGCCTGAGCTGA
- a CDS encoding LysR family transcriptional regulator, translating to MTVELRHLRCFLAIAEEGNITRAAEKLHLSQPAVSRTLRQLETHLGVRLVERSTHKLALTTQGERFRERAATALAVVTEALDPAGVRPSPLRVGHAWAALGPHTATLLRRWEREHPGSPLELLRIDERTAGLAEGRVDAALLRAKVQARALVSEPVLTERRVAAVPTGSRLAGYRTLSMADFTGETVAVNPVSGVTTLDLWPVRTRPTRALEVANTDDWLAAIAAGRAVGLTTSATPSVHTYPGVTFVPVTDAPPIEVVLAWRRDRPHPAVPSLLALARDVVATHSTPPGGRAGCAKGTMGA from the coding sequence ATGACCGTCGAGCTGCGCCACCTTCGTTGCTTCCTCGCCATCGCCGAGGAGGGCAACATCACCCGCGCCGCCGAGAAGCTGCACCTTTCGCAGCCCGCCGTCTCGCGGACGCTGCGCCAACTCGAGACACACCTCGGGGTTCGGCTGGTCGAGCGCTCCACCCACAAGCTGGCGCTCACGACGCAGGGCGAGCGGTTCCGCGAGCGAGCGGCCACCGCGCTCGCCGTGGTGACCGAGGCGCTCGACCCCGCTGGGGTGCGACCGTCACCGCTGCGGGTGGGACACGCGTGGGCCGCGCTGGGCCCTCACACCGCGACCCTGCTTCGGCGCTGGGAACGCGAGCACCCGGGTTCGCCGCTGGAACTGCTGCGCATCGACGAACGCACCGCGGGACTGGCCGAGGGCAGGGTGGATGCCGCGCTGCTGCGGGCGAAGGTACAGGCGAGGGCGCTGGTGTCGGAGCCGGTGCTCACCGAGCGGCGGGTCGCGGCCGTGCCGACCGGAAGCCGCCTGGCGGGGTACCGGACGCTGAGCATGGCCGACTTCACCGGCGAGACGGTCGCCGTCAACCCCGTCTCCGGTGTCACCACGCTCGACCTGTGGCCGGTGCGGACCCGTCCGACCAGGGCACTGGAGGTGGCCAACACCGACGACTGGCTCGCCGCGATCGCGGCCGGCCGTGCCGTCGGGCTCACCACTTCTGCGACACCGAGTGTGCACACCTATCCGGGTGTCACGTTCGTGCCGGTCACCGACGCCCCACCCATCGAGGTCGTACTCGCCTGGCGGCGCGACCGCCCCCATCCCGCCGTGCCTTCCCTGCTCGCGCTCGCCCGCGACGTGGTCGCCACACACTCGACCCCGCCGGGCGGGCGGGCGGGATGCGCCAAGGGCACGATGGGCGCATGA
- a CDS encoding EamA family transporter, with the protein MTRADSPPDSLSDSLPGSPGSTRKLGSVGLVLGGALSLQFGAAVAALLFARAGSLGVVALRLAFAAVVLLAVCRPAVRGYRRGDWLHVVAFGATLAGMNTLFYQAIERIPLGAAVTLEVLGPLALSVAASRRPASLAWAALALAGVFLLGRGGFTRLEPAGVAFALAAGVLWACYIVLSSRVGARFPRADGLALALAFAAVLSLPVGAAAAGPALLDPVTLALGLAVAVLSSMLPYTLELLALRTLPPATFAVLMSLEPAIAALAGFAVLGQRLTAVEWVGIGAVVLASAGAVRMRTVGHRGRADAVADAGRDRRGRLPARRAPSPRRRPRRRRHASRAVRR; encoded by the coding sequence GTGACTCGCGCCGATTCGCCGCCGGATTCACTGTCCGATTCGCTGCCGGGTTCGCCCGGCTCCACCCGGAAGCTCGGCTCGGTGGGACTGGTACTGGGTGGGGCGCTGTCGCTGCAGTTCGGTGCGGCCGTGGCCGCGCTGCTGTTCGCTCGCGCCGGGTCGCTGGGCGTGGTGGCGCTGCGGCTGGCGTTCGCGGCCGTGGTGCTGCTGGCGGTGTGCAGGCCCGCCGTGCGCGGGTACCGGCGGGGGGACTGGCTGCACGTGGTGGCTTTCGGCGCGACGCTCGCCGGCATGAACACGCTGTTCTACCAGGCGATCGAGCGCATCCCGCTGGGAGCGGCGGTGACACTGGAGGTGCTGGGGCCGCTGGCACTGTCGGTGGCCGCCTCGCGCCGCCCGGCGAGCTTGGCGTGGGCGGCACTGGCGCTGGCCGGGGTGTTCCTGCTGGGGCGGGGCGGGTTCACCCGGCTGGAACCGGCGGGCGTGGCCTTCGCGCTGGCGGCAGGGGTGCTGTGGGCCTGCTACATCGTGCTCAGCTCGCGGGTGGGCGCCCGCTTCCCGCGCGCCGACGGGCTGGCGCTCGCGCTGGCGTTCGCAGCGGTGCTCAGCCTGCCGGTCGGCGCGGCCGCCGCGGGTCCGGCGCTGCTGGACCCGGTGACGCTGGCGCTGGGCCTCGCCGTGGCGGTGCTGTCGTCGATGCTGCCGTACACACTGGAACTGCTGGCGCTGCGTACGCTGCCCCCGGCGACGTTCGCCGTGCTGATGAGCCTGGAACCGGCCATCGCGGCGCTCGCCGGGTTCGCCGTGCTCGGCCAGCGGTTGACCGCCGTGGAATGGGTGGGCATCGGGGCGGTCGTGCTCGCCAGCGCGGGCGCGGTGCGCATGCGTACAGTCGGGCACCGTGGACGAGCTGACGCAGTTGCTGACGCGGGCCGCGACCGCCGCGGCCGACTACCGGCGCGGCGCGCACCTTCGCCACGTCGGCGCCCGCGCCGACGCCGCCACGCTTCGCGAGCGGTTCGGCGGTGA
- a CDS encoding pyridoxal phosphate-dependent decarboxylase family protein: protein MTQLLTRAATAAADYRRGAHLRHVGARADAATLRERFGGELPREPTPPGEVLSQLLAAAEDGLVATVGPRFFGLVVGGSLPAATAADLLATGWDQCAFNAAVAPAAAAAEQVAGEWLADVLGLLEGVSVGFVTGGQAANTVGLACARHHLLAQAGWDVERDGLAGAPRVRVVACRERHATIDASLRLLGFGTSVLEPVAAGGNGAIDIADLERVLDRGRGPVLVCLQAGNVNTGACDDLRAACGLVREHGGWSHVDGAFGLWAAASPATAALVDGVELADSWACDGHKWLNVPYDSGFAFCSRPDVHAAAMSYTAAYLAGSGTGSPALGDLVPESSRRARGFAVWAALRELGRDGLARLVLRCHTLARRFASALADGGAEVANDVVLNQVLVRFGNDEQTARVIEAVQRDGTCWLGGTTWRGNRYLRIAVSNHSTTEADVDRSAAAILRCAAEVRNKVGNEAGNDVGNEVRNAAGDAPPERP, encoded by the coding sequence CTGACGCAGTTGCTGACGCGGGCCGCGACCGCCGCGGCCGACTACCGGCGCGGCGCGCACCTTCGCCACGTCGGCGCCCGCGCCGACGCCGCCACGCTTCGCGAGCGGTTCGGCGGTGAACTGCCGCGGGAGCCGACCCCGCCCGGCGAGGTGCTGAGCCAGCTGCTCGCGGCCGCCGAGGACGGCCTCGTCGCCACCGTCGGCCCCCGGTTCTTCGGGCTGGTCGTCGGGGGCTCACTGCCCGCGGCCACCGCGGCCGACCTGCTCGCCACCGGCTGGGACCAGTGCGCCTTCAACGCAGCCGTCGCGCCCGCCGCGGCTGCGGCCGAGCAGGTGGCGGGTGAGTGGCTCGCGGACGTGCTCGGCCTGCTCGAGGGGGTCTCGGTCGGGTTCGTCACCGGTGGCCAGGCCGCCAACACTGTCGGCCTGGCCTGTGCACGGCACCACCTGCTGGCGCAGGCGGGCTGGGACGTCGAGCGCGACGGGCTCGCGGGCGCACCGAGGGTCCGCGTCGTGGCCTGCCGCGAACGGCACGCGACGATCGACGCGTCGCTGCGGCTGCTGGGCTTCGGAACCTCGGTGCTGGAACCGGTGGCCGCGGGCGGCAACGGCGCGATCGACATCGCCGACCTGGAGCGGGTGCTCGACCGCGGCCGCGGCCCCGTGCTGGTGTGCCTGCAGGCGGGCAACGTGAACACCGGCGCGTGCGACGACCTGCGCGCGGCCTGCGGGCTGGTGCGCGAGCACGGCGGCTGGTCGCATGTGGACGGCGCGTTCGGGCTGTGGGCGGCGGCGAGCCCGGCGACGGCGGCGCTGGTGGACGGCGTCGAACTCGCCGACTCCTGGGCCTGCGACGGGCACAAATGGCTCAACGTGCCCTACGACAGCGGCTTCGCCTTCTGCTCGCGTCCCGACGTGCACGCCGCGGCGATGTCCTACACCGCCGCCTATCTCGCCGGGTCCGGCACGGGCTCGCCCGCGCTCGGCGACCTGGTTCCCGAGTCGTCGCGAAGGGCCAGGGGCTTCGCGGTGTGGGCCGCGCTGCGCGAACTGGGCAGGGACGGGCTTGCCCGACTGGTACTGCGCTGCCACACGCTGGCTCGCCGGTTCGCCTCGGCACTGGCCGACGGCGGCGCAGAGGTCGCCAACGACGTGGTGCTCAACCAGGTGCTCGTCCGGTTCGGCAACGACGAGCAGACCGCGCGGGTGATCGAGGCCGTGCAGCGTGACGGCACCTGCTGGCTGGGTGGCACCACCTGGCGGGGCAACCGCTACCTGCGGATAGCGGTGTCGAACCACTCCACCACCGAGGCCGACGTCGATCGCAGTGCCGCCGCGATCCTGCGCTGTGCGGCCGAGGTCAGGAACAAGGTCGGAAACGAGGCCGGGAACGACGTCGGGAACGAGGTCAGGAACGCAGCAGGGGACGCGCCGCCGGAGCGCCCCTGA
- a CDS encoding PucR family transcriptional regulator: protein MAAPRMAETGEIGRENVALRRLVAVYRHLSSLAVQDDGIEAVIELIAERVDATVAVVDDKLTVLAAASPSASTDEAARLVGERMVHPRLAQVLGVAGRTRRALRLPDVEEAAPVVVAPVLVGDEVPAYLMTLDETAERTGEDLRLLLTEHAATICGVILGRERVVAAAATQVRYDLVEGLLSGTGGDAEEVLRWARHLGYDTECDHRVICLVYDDEQGLGGESAELGSRVAAAVERFFTTHAPEAITAVRDAEVVVVLGEPDPEAPRAERLARDCLRRMRELFRTVAVTAGIGATCRAPTEIARSYGEARRTVEVTRRMGRTGVAVSFEDLGIHRLLLQVADPEQLRQFAREVFGGLTTGGRGNAADYLTTLGCYFRANNSPQRASQVLHVHPNTVTYRVRRVEELTSLDFGSYRDRLLAQVALEILDAVGEGR, encoded by the coding sequence ATGGCGGCGCCGAGGATGGCGGAAACCGGCGAAATCGGGCGCGAGAACGTCGCGCTTCGACGCCTGGTCGCGGTTTACCGCCACCTGTCCAGCCTGGCGGTGCAGGACGACGGCATCGAGGCGGTCATCGAACTGATCGCCGAGCGTGTCGATGCCACCGTGGCCGTCGTCGACGACAAGCTCACCGTGCTCGCGGCCGCGTCGCCCTCGGCGAGCACCGACGAGGCGGCACGGCTGGTGGGTGAGCGCATGGTGCACCCGAGGCTGGCGCAGGTGCTCGGTGTCGCGGGCAGGACCCGGCGCGCGCTGCGGCTGCCCGACGTCGAGGAGGCCGCGCCCGTCGTCGTCGCTCCCGTCCTCGTCGGCGACGAGGTCCCCGCCTACCTGATGACACTGGACGAGACCGCCGAGCGCACCGGTGAGGACCTGCGGCTGCTGCTGACCGAGCACGCGGCGACGATCTGCGGCGTGATCCTCGGCCGCGAGCGGGTGGTGGCCGCCGCCGCGACGCAGGTTCGCTACGACCTCGTCGAGGGCCTGCTGTCCGGAACCGGCGGGGACGCCGAGGAGGTACTGCGGTGGGCTCGCCACCTCGGTTACGACACCGAGTGCGACCACCGGGTGATCTGCCTGGTGTACGACGACGAGCAGGGCCTCGGCGGCGAGAGCGCGGAGTTGGGCAGCCGCGTGGCGGCGGCCGTGGAACGCTTCTTCACCACGCACGCGCCGGAGGCCATCACGGCGGTGCGCGATGCCGAGGTGGTCGTGGTGCTCGGCGAACCCGATCCGGAGGCGCCCAGAGCCGAGCGGCTGGCGCGGGACTGCCTGCGCCGGATGCGGGAACTGTTCCGCACCGTCGCGGTCACCGCGGGGATCGGGGCGACCTGCCGTGCGCCGACGGAGATCGCCCGCTCCTACGGTGAGGCGCGGCGCACGGTGGAGGTGACCAGGCGGATGGGCCGCACCGGGGTCGCCGTCTCCTTCGAGGACCTCGGAATCCACCGGCTGCTGTTGCAGGTGGCCGATCCCGAGCAGTTGCGGCAGTTCGCACGCGAGGTGTTCGGCGGGCTCACCACGGGCGGGCGCGGCAACGCCGCCGACTACCTCACCACCCTCGGCTGCTACTTCAGGGCCAACAACAGCCCGCAGCGCGCCTCGCAGGTGCTGCATGTGCACCCGAACACGGTGACCTACCGGGTACGCAGGGTGGAGGAGCTGACCTCGCTGGACTTCGGCAGCTACCGTGACCGGTTGCTGGCGCAGGTCGCGCTGGAGATCCTGGACGCGGTCGGGGAGGGACGATGA
- a CDS encoding bifunctional homocysteine S-methyltransferase/methylenetetrahydrofolate reductase: MSDFAEAVRERLLVCDGAMGTMLHAAGNSLDRSLPELNLSNPELVSTVHESYVDAGADILLTNTFGASRPRLAEHGFSGDPGEINRAGVRLARQAARQAGRPIFVGGSVAPAVSAGRRTQVGAADRAAAVREQVLALADAGVDLLVLETFGYLDELAEAVVTASAATGLPILAQATFTAEGHTPGGQTPHEVVTALAELDVAALGVNCTVGPQRMLAVVEQLRRHTTLPLSAQPNAGLPRRVHGRRFEYSLDHDYFARYARRCAERGVSIVGGCCGTTPGHVRAIAAAVSELDGRRTSRGRAAKVAVAAPAEQGGLARRLADGDFVVAAEIAPPQGGVAEEAAELAADLRQRGAELILVSGAGGARAQLNSTSLALHLQSQVGTETIATVTTWDKTIMSLQADLLGAHAFGARTVVCETGNPPLRGDYPNADGIWEVDSVGLVELVAGLNDGRDCDGLSLATKTSFHIGARCNPGAEDVDAEIARTRAKIAAGAQFLITRPVYELTTLRWMVAELSDEGVPIIVAVSPLSGFAEAEFLAYEVPDVTVPISTLSTLAQRERAGDDGRGVGLRLASELVEQARSLADGVLVVVRDHDADAAARLLAAATSPPG; this comes from the coding sequence ATGAGCGACTTCGCCGAAGCCGTGCGCGAGCGGTTGCTGGTGTGCGACGGCGCGATGGGCACCATGCTGCACGCGGCGGGCAACTCGCTGGACCGTTCGTTGCCGGAGTTGAACCTGTCCAATCCCGAACTCGTCAGCACGGTCCACGAAAGCTACGTCGACGCGGGCGCCGACATCCTGCTGACCAACACGTTCGGCGCGAGCAGGCCGAGGCTGGCCGAACACGGCTTCTCCGGTGACCCCGGTGAGATCAACCGCGCCGGGGTGCGGTTGGCAAGGCAGGCGGCAAGGCAGGCTGGGCGGCCGATCTTCGTCGGCGGTTCGGTCGCGCCCGCGGTGAGTGCGGGCAGGCGGACCCAGGTCGGTGCCGCCGACCGCGCTGCCGCCGTGCGCGAACAGGTGCTGGCGCTGGCCGATGCGGGTGTGGATCTGCTGGTGCTGGAGACCTTCGGCTACCTCGACGAACTCGCCGAGGCGGTGGTGACCGCGTCGGCGGCCACCGGGTTGCCGATCCTGGCGCAGGCCACTTTCACCGCCGAGGGGCACACCCCCGGAGGGCAGACCCCGCACGAGGTGGTCACCGCGCTCGCCGAACTCGACGTCGCCGCGCTCGGGGTGAACTGCACCGTCGGCCCGCAACGCATGCTGGCGGTGGTGGAGCAGCTGCGCAGGCACACCACGCTGCCGCTGAGCGCGCAGCCCAACGCCGGGTTGCCGCGCAGGGTGCACGGCCGCCGGTTCGAGTACAGCCTCGATCACGACTACTTCGCCCGCTACGCCCGCCGCTGTGCCGAGCGGGGCGTGTCGATCGTCGGCGGTTGCTGCGGCACCACCCCCGGCCATGTCAGGGCCATCGCCGCGGCGGTGTCCGAGCTGGACGGCAGGAGGACCTCGCGGGGTCGGGCGGCCAAGGTAGCCGTCGCGGCGCCCGCGGAGCAGGGTGGGCTCGCGCGGCGCCTTGCCGACGGCGACTTCGTCGTCGCGGCCGAGATCGCGCCACCGCAGGGCGGTGTCGCAGAGGAGGCCGCCGAGCTGGCGGCCGACCTGCGGCAACGGGGAGCCGAACTGATCCTCGTCTCCGGCGCGGGCGGCGCCAGAGCGCAGCTGAATTCGACCAGCCTGGCCCTGCACCTGCAGTCGCAGGTGGGCACCGAGACGATCGCGACGGTCACCACCTGGGACAAGACCATCATGTCCCTGCAGGCCGATCTGCTGGGCGCACACGCCTTCGGCGCCCGTACGGTCGTGTGCGAGACCGGCAACCCGCCGCTGCGCGGCGACTACCCCAACGCCGACGGCATCTGGGAGGTCGACTCGGTAGGCCTCGTCGAGTTGGTGGCCGGACTCAACGACGGCCGCGACTGCGACGGTCTTTCGCTGGCCACGAAGACGTCCTTCCACATCGGAGCCCGCTGCAACCCCGGTGCCGAGGACGTCGACGCGGAGATCGCACGCACCCGCGCCAAGATCGCCGCGGGTGCCCAGTTCCTCATCACCAGGCCGGTGTACGAGCTGACCACGTTGCGCTGGATGGTGGCGGAGTTGTCCGACGAGGGTGTGCCGATAATCGTCGCCGTCTCGCCGCTGAGCGGGTTCGCCGAAGCCGAGTTCCTCGCCTACGAGGTACCCGATGTCACGGTTCCGATTTCGACACTGTCGACGCTGGCGCAGCGGGAACGTGCCGGTGACGACGGACGCGGCGTGGGTCTTCGGCTGGCGAGCGAACTGGTGGAGCAGGCTCGCTCACTGGCCGACGGTGTGCTGGTGGTGGTGCGCGACCACGACGCCGACGCGGCGGCGCGGTTGCTTGCGGCGGCGACGAGCCCGCCCGGCTGA
- a CDS encoding methylenetetrahydrofolate reductase has translation MSLGRAFAAGRFAVTAELGPPRGADPGQVEARARVLRGRVDAVNVTDNPGATVRMSSLAAAVLVLRAGVEPVMQLTGRDRNRMAVQADLLGAGALGIPNVLLLAGDPPGGQAVPVFDLDSVQLLWTARTLRDRGRLLSGSRVDPPPHWRIGSVENPFVPTVRERAARLGTKIAAGAEFVQTQFVFDVAGFARWMAQVRALGLHERCRILAGVGYPRSPAMLHHLRTGLPGVRVPDEVADRLLGVPPHRFRQEGLRLCTEIIDRVREIEGVAGVHVMAFGDEAAAVEIVERAGLTG, from the coding sequence GTGAGCCTCGGCCGGGCGTTCGCGGCGGGGCGGTTCGCCGTCACCGCCGAACTCGGTCCGCCCAGGGGAGCCGACCCCGGACAGGTCGAGGCAAGGGCGCGGGTGCTGCGCGGCCGGGTCGACGCGGTGAACGTGACCGACAATCCGGGCGCCACCGTGCGGATGTCGAGCCTGGCGGCGGCAGTGCTGGTGCTGCGCGCGGGCGTGGAGCCGGTCATGCAGCTGACCGGCAGGGACCGTAACCGGATGGCGGTACAGGCCGATTTGCTGGGTGCTGGGGCGCTGGGCATCCCGAACGTGCTGCTGCTGGCGGGGGACCCGCCCGGCGGGCAGGCCGTGCCGGTGTTCGACCTCGACAGCGTGCAGCTGTTGTGGACCGCCCGAACCCTGCGCGACCGCGGCAGGTTGCTGTCGGGCAGCAGGGTGGACCCGCCGCCGCATTGGCGGATCGGCTCGGTGGAGAACCCGTTCGTGCCGACGGTGCGCGAGCGCGCGGCGCGGCTCGGGACGAAGATCGCGGCGGGTGCGGAGTTCGTGCAGACGCAGTTCGTGTTCGACGTGGCCGGGTTCGCCCGCTGGATGGCGCAGGTGCGGGCGCTGGGCCTGCACGAGCGTTGCCGGATTCTCGCGGGAGTGGGCTACCCGCGGTCTCCGGCGATGCTGCACCACCTGCGCACCGGACTTCCCGGTGTTCGTGTCCCGGACGAGGTCGCCGACCGGTTGCTCGGGGTGCCGCCGCACCGGTTCCGGCAGGAGGGGCTACGGCTGTGCACCGAGATCATCGACCGGGTGCGCGAGATCGAGGGCGTCGCGGGGGTGCACGTGATGGCGTTCGGCGACGAGGCGGCCGCGGTGGAGATCGTCGAGCGTGCGGGGCTGACCGGGTGA
- a CDS encoding sensor histidine kinase: MARRARARDLLDRSRVLLDRSRVAAAQFLANPRPPAAPVPLPAAERPAIEAPPAAPVAAGGDSEQALIDICASIALRDLNLVDSLLSQLEEMESKEEDDRRLAQLYRLDHLATRLRRNAENLRVLAGRDASDMTSDTASLVDAVRAAMSSIDQYSRITIGRVVSLGVVGFAAEDLSRLLAELLDNAANQSPPNSLVRVSAHLTEQGSVLVRIEDEGIGLPPERLRELNERLSTAPVLDDDAVRHMGLAVVRRLAARHEMRVSLERRLPHGTTATVLLPGSLVAELPEAGWSGTQTVVVSQPAPNGSTPRPAGAFQPAAASGSSVLTEPPATTASGLPQRNATSAPPREHEPAPLPRPRPVPSDGGTTPSGLPRRVSRSLKNPSGERDQAPAPVEKEPDWPDPEGHEKLLADLDAFSDGEQTARAQRRDSGEADSSSEEEQ; the protein is encoded by the coding sequence ATGGCGAGGCGGGCAAGAGCACGCGACTTGCTGGATCGCTCACGTGTTTTGCTGGACCGTTCGCGGGTGGCGGCGGCCCAGTTCCTGGCCAATCCGCGGCCGCCGGCGGCACCTGTGCCACTGCCCGCGGCGGAAAGGCCTGCTATCGAGGCGCCGCCGGCCGCACCCGTAGCCGCGGGTGGCGACTCCGAACAGGCGCTCATCGACATCTGCGCGAGCATCGCGCTGCGCGACCTCAACCTCGTCGACTCGCTGCTCTCCCAACTCGAGGAGATGGAGAGCAAGGAGGAGGACGACCGCAGGCTCGCCCAGCTCTACCGGCTCGACCACCTGGCGACCCGGTTGCGCCGCAACGCGGAGAACCTGCGCGTACTCGCGGGCCGCGATGCCAGCGACATGACCTCCGACACGGCGTCGCTCGTCGACGCCGTTCGCGCCGCCATGTCCTCCATCGACCAGTACTCCCGCATCACGATCGGCCGCGTGGTCTCGCTCGGTGTCGTCGGCTTCGCCGCGGAGGACCTGAGCAGGCTGCTCGCCGAGCTGCTCGACAACGCCGCGAACCAGTCCCCGCCGAACTCGCTGGTGCGGGTGAGCGCACACCTGACCGAGCAGGGCAGCGTGCTGGTGCGGATCGAGGACGAGGGCATCGGCCTGCCTCCTGAGCGGCTGCGCGAGCTCAACGAGCGGCTGTCCACCGCACCGGTGCTCGACGACGACGCGGTTCGGCACATGGGGCTGGCGGTGGTCCGCAGGCTCGCGGCCAGGCACGAGATGCGGGTGTCGCTGGAACGCAGGCTGCCCCACGGCACCACCGCGACGGTGCTGCTTCCCGGCTCGTTGGTGGCGGAGTTGCCGGAAGCAGGCTGGTCGGGCACCCAGACCGTGGTCGTGTCGCAGCCTGCGCCCAACGGCAGCACACCTCGGCCTGCGGGCGCCTTCCAACCGGCGGCCGCATCCGGTTCGTCGGTGCTCACGGAGCCGCCCGCCACCACCGCGAGCGGGCTGCCGCAGCGCAACGCCACCTCCGCACCGCCGCGCGAGCACGAACCCGCCCCGTTGCCAAGGCCGAGGCCGGTGCCTTCGGACGGGGGGACCACACCCAGCGGCCTGCCGCGCCGGGTGTCCCGGAGTCTGAAGAACCCCTCCGGTGAGCGTGACCAGGCCCCCGCCCCCGTGGAGAAGGAGCCGGACTGGCCGGACCCGGAGGGCCACGAGAAGTTGCTCGCCGACCTCGACGCCTTCTCCGACGGTGAGCAGACCGCACGCGCGCAACGGCGCGACAGCGGTGAAGCGGACTCGAGTTCTGAGGAAGAGCAGTGA
- a CDS encoding roadblock/LC7 domain-containing protein, producing the protein MTADIESHNQNFSWLINDFVRKVHGVTHALIMSSDGFPLTCSDQVSSEDAEQLAAIASGLLSLARNSATLFDKGTCEQIIIRLSQGYFLFMGIGSGAGLAVLTGPDCDMKVVAYEMTQFVTNAGHALTPEIRADLRRVLTARRTQG; encoded by the coding sequence GTGACGGCCGACATCGAATCCCACAACCAGAACTTCTCGTGGCTGATCAACGACTTCGTCCGCAAGGTCCACGGCGTCACGCACGCGTTGATCATGTCGTCGGACGGGTTCCCGCTGACCTGTTCCGATCAGGTCAGCAGCGAGGACGCGGAGCAACTCGCCGCCATCGCCAGCGGGTTGCTCAGCCTGGCCCGCAACAGCGCGACGTTGTTCGACAAGGGCACCTGCGAGCAGATCATCATCCGGCTGTCGCAGGGGTACTTCCTGTTCATGGGCATCGGGTCGGGAGCGGGGCTCGCGGTGCTGACCGGGCCCGACTGCGACATGAAGGTCGTCGCCTACGAGATGACGCAGTTCGTCACCAACGCCGGTCACGCGCTGACGCCCGAAATACGTGCCGACCTGCGCCGCGTGCTGACAGCGCGCAGGACCCAGGGCTGA
- a CDS encoding DUF742 domain-containing protein — protein sequence MSDENGAGQPKKMRSKRIRPYALTGGRTKPRYDLLVETLISVPHYDPSLSDSLMPESRKLYERARTRVSIAELSVLLGIPLGVVRVLVSDLAAQGAIYIHPTAHAYQHDRNVLERILDGLKRLPA from the coding sequence ATGTCCGATGAGAACGGTGCCGGTCAGCCGAAGAAGATGCGCAGCAAGCGCATCCGTCCCTACGCACTCACCGGAGGGCGCACCAAACCGCGTTACGACCTGCTGGTGGAGACGCTGATCTCCGTGCCGCACTACGACCCCAGCCTGAGCGACTCGCTGATGCCCGAGTCGCGCAAGCTGTACGAGCGGGCCCGCACCCGCGTTTCGATCGCCGAGCTTTCCGTTCTGCTCGGCATTCCGCTGGGGGTCGTCCGGGTTCTGGTGAGCGACCTGGCCGCACAGGGCGCGATCTACATACACCCGACGGCGCACGCCTACCAGCACGATCGCAACGTACTCGAGAGGATCCTCGATGGACTCAAGCGGCTACCGGCCTGA